DNA sequence from the Eisenibacter elegans DSM 3317 genome:
CGTGCTCTTGGAGCGTATGCTCGAAATCACCGGCAAGAAAAATATCCGCGAAGTATGGCCTGGCTTGGAGGTCTTTATTCACGGCGCGGTGGCTTTCCATCCCTACCGCCAGTATTTCGACTCGCTCATTCAAGACAGCGATATGCGCTATATGGAAACCTACAATGCTTCCGAAGGTTTTTTTGGCTTACAAGACGACCTCAGCCGCGACGATATGTTGCTGATGCTGGACTATGGGACTTTTTATGAATTTGTACCCATACAAGAGTTGGATAGCCCTTATCCAAGCTCGCTTACACTCAGCGAAGTAGAGTTAGGTGTCAATTATGCCATGTTGATCTCGACCAATGCAGGGCTGTGGCGTTACAAAATCGGGGATACGGTCAAATTTACTTCCAAAAACCCTTACCGGATCAAAATCACCGGACGTACCAAGCACTTTATCAATGCTTTTGGCGAAGAACTGATTATCGAAAATGCAGAGGTGGGTATTGCCAAGGCTTGTGAGCATACCGGGGCGATTATCAGCAATTTCACTGCTGCGCCCATCTATATGAGCGACCGCAGCAAGGGCGGACACGAATGGGTCATAGAGTTTGAGCGCGAGCCGGAAGACCTCGAAATATTTACCCATATCCTTGACAAAACCCTGCGTGAAGTCAACTCTGATTATGATGCCAAACGCTACCAAGATATGGCCTTGTTGATGCCTACTGTACACAGTGTGCCCTCAGGAACATTCTACGAATGGTTGCGCCGTCGAGGCAAACTGGGTGGGCAACATAAAGTACCGCGCCTGTCGAACAACCGTGAGTATATAGACGAAATCTTGAGCCAGCTCAATTGGCAGGATTAGCTCTAGGTAGCCAACATCAGTTGTTGGGAAGGGCTGAGCTGCAAAAGCCCTTCGTCAAGCATTTGCCGCACAACGGCCATCACCCGCTCCTGACGAGCGGCATCGATGCGCTGCGCCAATACTTGTGCCGATAGTGGTTCGGCGCTCAACAAAGCTTTAATTTGTGGGGAATAGAGGCCGTAATCTTCACTGGCAGAGGCTGCCTTGCGCTTGGCCAGACAAATGTCACAAATCTCGCAGGGCTGGTACGAAACCTCCCCAAAATACTCCAACAAGAGTTGTGTACGGCAGCGCTGGCGGTGCTGCATATAGTGCTGTACTGCTGCTATTTTTTCTTGTGCTACGGCCTTGCGCTCGGCCAAACGCTGGTGGTTGAGCGGCAGCCGGTCGGCGGCATAGCGGATGGTCAAAAACTGTAACTGTGGGCTGTCTTTTTGTTGCTCATAGCTCAAAATACCTTGTTGGTGGAGATATTGCAGTTGTTGTACGACAATCGCCGTTTTGGTACGCAACTGTGTGGCCAGTTGGGCTTCCGAAATGCGGCAAAACTGTTGGTAAAGTACTCCCCCATAAGTGCGGAGTAAGCCCGAAAGCAGCGGCTCGAAGGTAGGTTGCTTGAGCTGATACTCATACGTATCTTGATGGGGCAAGAGCAGCATCACCTGCGAGGGACTGAAAAAAGCATCGTTGAGCTGGATAAAGCCTTCGTCTTGGAGCACCTTGAGGCTGTAATAAACCATCGAGGCATTGAGCTGCGCCTGTTTGGCAAAATCAGCCACATCAAAGCTGAAACTCTGCGTACTTTCAGCCCCTACAGCCAGTTGGTAGTGGTTGGCCAAGGCCTGATATACCGCTCGCAACTGTTCGGCAGGCGGATAGCTCTGTGCCAGCTGACGGTCAAGCTCTTGTAAATCCTTCTGCTCATAAAGCGCTACAGCATAGGCTTTTTGCTCATCCCGACCACCACGCCCGGCCTCTTGGTAATAGGCTTCGAGGGAGTCGGGCAGGTCTAGGTGCACTACTACCCGTACATCGGGCTTGTCGATGCCCATTCCGAAGGCATTGGTAGCCACCATTACGCGGGTCTGGTTACGAATCCAGCGGTCCTGTTTGTGGGCGCGTTGGGTATGGTTAAGCCCCGCGTGATAAAAATCAGCGCTGATGCCTTGGCGGCTGAGCC
Encoded proteins:
- a CDS encoding RecQ family ATP-dependent DNA helicase, translated to MMIHQLLKQYWGYDQFRPLQEDIIRAVLQGHDTLALLPTGGGKSICFQVPALALGGLCVVVSPLIALMKDQVEQLQQRGIAAAALYSGMSAKAIDLTLEQAAQGQLQFLYLSPERLRTELFLARAPRMPIKLLAIDEAHCISQWGYDFRPPYLQIADFRATLPADTRLIAVTATATEQVKLDIQEKLRFKPDSRVFQKSFARANLSYSAFEEENKETRMLKILNNVRGTAVVYVRNRKRTQQIAEWLSRQGISADFYHAGLNHTQRAHKQDRWIRNQTRVMVATNAFGMGIDKPDVRVVVHLDLPDSLEAYYQEAGRGGRDEQKAYAVALYEQKDLQELDRQLAQSYPPAEQLRAVYQALANHYQLAVGAESTQSFSFDVADFAKQAQLNASMVYYSLKVLQDEGFIQLNDAFFSPSQVMLLLPHQDTYEYQLKQPTFEPLLSGLLRTYGGVLYQQFCRISEAQLATQLRTKTAIVVQQLQYLHQQGILSYEQQKDSPQLQFLTIRYAADRLPLNHQRLAERKAVAQEKIAAVQHYMQHRQRCRTQLLLEYFGEVSYQPCEICDICLAKRKAASASEDYGLYSPQIKALLSAEPLSAQVLAQRIDAARQERVMAVVRQMLDEGLLQLSPSQQLMLAT
- a CDS encoding GH3 auxin-responsive promoter family protein; its protein translation is MKLLNTLIKKVLKQRLTQIEHFMRHPHEVQERTRRQLVALAANTEWGKRHRYEKIRHYEQFQAQVPVMSYEETQPYIRRMMMGEKNILWPSQVRWFAKSSGTTDARSKFIPVSRESMETSHFRGGRDVLALYIHNNPKTKFFWGKGLSIGGTFQVNPENPKTYYGDVSGVIMQNLPQWAQLIRTPPVRVATLEKWEEKIEAMVRVTMQQNVTSILGVPTWTIVLLERMLEITGKKNIREVWPGLEVFIHGAVAFHPYRQYFDSLIQDSDMRYMETYNASEGFFGLQDDLSRDDMLLMLDYGTFYEFVPIQELDSPYPSSLTLSEVELGVNYAMLISTNAGLWRYKIGDTVKFTSKNPYRIKITGRTKHFINAFGEELIIENAEVGIAKACEHTGAIISNFTAAPIYMSDRSKGGHEWVIEFEREPEDLEIFTHILDKTLREVNSDYDAKRYQDMALLMPTVHSVPSGTFYEWLRRRGKLGGQHKVPRLSNNREYIDEILSQLNWQD